The genomic stretch GGCTGTGCCCTATCGAAGACACATTCGTTTCTATGTTTCCATATCATCCAGGGTATCAGTAGGGCAGCGGTTCCCAGTCCCTTGCGCAGCGGCTTCGGGGTTGCATGCAGAGCTTCGTCAAGCCAATTGGTTAGCATGGTGTCGTTGTTGCTAGGAATTCTGCATGTCATCCGCAGCCACGACAGCGTCTCATGCCAAGTTTGCTTGGAGAAGGGGCACTCGATGAGTAGGTGTCGCATGTCCTCCGGGTCTTGATCGCAAAGCAAACACCTTGGGTGGTGCTGCAGCCCACGTCTTGCCAGCCGCGCCGCGGTCCAACACCGGTCCTGAAGGGCGAGCCAGGCGAAAAATTTCACCCTGGGTGGTGCCCAGAACTTCCAAGTGTGCTTCCAGGAGGGCGATGGCGTCGAACCATGGAACGCGGCCTTGTAGGCGGAGCTCGCGGTGTACTCGCCGCTCGCAGTCCACTTCCAGAGCAAGCGATCGGGTTCATCGCTGAGAATGGTTCCCGTAACCCTTAGCCATAGCTGCAGGTATTCGCCAATCTCCTGGACCCCGACAACGCCGTGGATGTCCCTTGCCCAGGAGTTGTCACGCAGCCCATCAGCCACCGACCTTGCCCGGCGCCGGCGCTTGGGTATGCAAGCGTATAGCGCTGGTGCAATCTCCTGTATGGAGCGGCCGTCGATCCAGCGATCGTCCCAAAACCTCGCGGTGGATATGCAAAGCTTTTGCATGTGCTCTAAAAAGACTTTGTTTTTGGTTCACTGTATTCGGAGCTGCCAGTGGTTACGCTAGAAATGCCATTTGGATGTTTGAACAAGCATTTCCAAAACAGAATCATATTATTTTGTACTACATGTCATTTATCTTTGACTGCACTAAATTGCATGTATTGCCAAGTTCattttttagttttgttttagGGAAAGGTGCAATTGAATAGGGTAGGTTGCATTTTCCCTCCATAGAACTGAGTGAGAACAAGCCACAGCTATATGAAGTTATTTTATGCCGCCTTTTCCATTTGGACATTCTGAGTGTTTCCAATTGTCTACTGCAGAACCAAAACTAAGGAGCTGTCCTCGGAGGATTTTTCGCCGAGTATATCACAGCATCAAGATGAGGCTTTGCAAGGCACGGATTCTGATGATGAGACCATAGGTTCTATGCTTAGGTGAGCTCATTCAGCTTTATATACATCGAGAACTGATCATTTGAATGTTCATGTTGCCAGTTTCTGTTCAACCTCCATGATTTATATGTATGATCTTCCCTTACATACATTTGACTGAACCATTTTCCTTGTATGCTTAAACAGTAGAGGAAAGAAGAAAAGGTTATCTGCGTCAGATTTTACCGCGAATGGACAAGAACACCAAGATTCTTCGAAGAACATGGCTCCGGTCGTTGAGACTATTGGTCTAAATACAATGTAAGCTCATTTAAGTTAGTTAAATTACATATTTGGAATAGCTTAGTGTTTGAATGTTCATCTACGCTTAGGTGTATGTCTGCTCATATATTTTGGATATGAATGTTTGCTCATATATTGTTTCCCAAATTATGCACTTATGCCTAGTGAAAGCTGAAAACAGTTAGGCATCAATAACCAGTGATAGTACTGTAGTATAGTACAGTATGTGCAATGATCATTTAATGATATAAGAAACTTCTCTATTTTCAGGGACGTGTCTCTCCAACCGGAGTCAAACTCACTTGATGATAACAGTGGTCATGCTGGCGAGGCTGAACTTTTGGATGACTTCAGTGAGCCCGAGATGGATAATCGTGAGAATAGTGAGCAAAGGGTCACCAATGAGATGAACATGACTGAATCTGGGGACATGGGAAGCTCCTACGGTAGTCAAAAGGCTGGTTCGAAAAGAAGAAACAGACTTGTAattgatgacgacgatgatgatgagtaGGTTACCCAGAAGATGTTGAATGGAAAGCTGGATTCAGCAGCTTGGAACAGATGTTGGGCTACAGCTGCTGGGTGACATGCTTCTGAGTTCGGAGCAGGGTTCCAGTGAAGATTAGCAGTGAGCAGATGCAACTTCAGGTTTTCTGGAGCTCTCAGCCTCTAGTTTGTACATGATTATTTTCCAGCCTGGTCTTGCAGTGCTAGCAAATGTACTTGCTCGATCTTATTATGTCTATGGAAACAACTCTTATTTGCATTTGCAGAAAAATGCTCTTATTTAACATGCAAAATTGTTCTCTAATAGTAATATCTTTGACAGTGCCTATGTCGGTGGCAATGTGCTTTGGCATGCACATGATTGCTGTGTAGGCCAAGTAATAACACTGGTTGACGTCATCAGAAAAACCACAAGAAAGTGGAAACGATAAAGGAAACTGATCTAGATTTTTTTTGGGAGCGGTCACCATCAGGTCTTCATAGATTAATCCTGTCAGGAAATTACAGTGTGCAACATACGACAATGGGCGTTGAAATTACAGATTCACTCACACTACCGCTGTCTACCAgagccggagatgatgatgttaggTGCGAAGAATGACCAAAAGCCAATGCTGCTCTTCCTCTGTTCTGATTGATCGGCAGATAAACAAGAGGGGGTAGAGCGTGGATGCAGATAATCCGCCGCTGGCGTAACCAGACCTACAATCTCAATCAGGTTGGCTTTGCCGCTGCCGCACTAGACTAATATAATGCTATCTCTATACCTGCTGCATCTTCTGACCTTTTATACTAGTATAGTACAAAGTTCAGAATGTCTTTTGTTTTGTTACAGATGAATGCGATCAAGGCGGAAAACAAGGAGCTCAAGGGGACCTGATCTCTGAATGTCAATAGTAAGATATTTCGATCCTTCAGAGATGGATCGTTCTATGTCAGAAATTCTCCAACGTGCTATTGTTGTGCTATTTTGTTGATTATTAGGCTGTAGCGAATATATTATAGGTGATTAGCAACGAAAAGTGCACGCCTAAATGTCTTGAGTAATTCAGGTAAAAAAAACCCGATGCGTATTTGTTTGGGCGCACCGCGCAGGATTAGGTTTGCCTATGTCAGGACATCCGTGCGGACACAAACTCCTACAGGTCGGTCGATCGATCGATTCATCCAACTTCTCTTTGATCAATCGTGTAATAAATACAGGTacgtacgtcttcggtcttcgccaTGGTATGCCCGATCGATAATGGCCAAGACGTCGTCGACGCACAGATCGGCCTTCCTCCAGGCCACGCACCGGTTCGACATCCTCGGCTACAGCACGCTCAAGTCCCTCGGCGTCAGCACCTCCGTCCGGTCCGGCAGCTTCGACGCCGGCGGCTTCCTCTGGGCGCTCGTCTGCTGCTTCGATGAACGAGACAAAGGGCGAGGCATCGTCCTGGCGTCCATCTCCCTAGAGCTCTCCAAGAATCCGAACGACGTTGAGGTCGTCGCCATGGCCAGCCTCCGGATCGACGAGGCCGCCGGCACCGGCCAGTTCCCGGCCGCCGTCTGGCGGAGCGACAAGGCCAACACCTTCAGTGCCTGGTCTAGCCGCGCCCTCGCCTGGGAGctctccgtcccggcggcgttcCGGGACCACGAGGCACGCTACGTGGACGCACACGCCGACCGCCTCACCATACACTGCACCGTCGACGTCCTCCAACACAACTCCGCCGTAGCCACTAGAGACTGCTTCGTttccgtgccgccgccgccaagcatCTCCGGGGACTTGCACAAGCTCCTCAGGGGCAACTGCCTGCCCGACGTGACTTTCATCGTCGAGGGCACCGAGATCCCGGCGCACAAGCTCGTTCTCGCGATGCGGTCGtccgtcttccgcgcgcagttcTTCTACGGGGAAacggaagacatgaagaaggagcGCAGCACGCGGCGCCTCGAGATCAAGATCGCCGACATGACCGTCTCGACCTTCAGGGCCATGCTCTACTTTATTTACACTGACGAGCAGCCTAGACCCAAGAAACAGGCATGCCTTGTTGCCATGGCGCAGGACCTACTCGTGGCCGCGGATCTCTACGGCCTCGAGAGGTTGAGGCTCATGTGCGAGAAGATACTCTCCGAGAACATGGACGTCGACAATGTCATGATGACGCTGATCCAAATTCATGGCAGGCACAGCTGCTGGCAGCTCGAGGCTTGCTGCATCGAGTTCTTGGCGTCCAACCCGGACGTGTACGGTGCCGTGGAGGCCACGGAGGAGTACAAGGAGCTCgagaaagattgcgccgccttcatAAACGAGGTGACCAAGAAAGTAGCGAGGCGTGCGGTGGCCCGCAACTCCTCCCCTCCTTCTTCCAGCCTGCAGCCACACAAGAGCGTGTCGAGGTATAACCCGAACGCGCTGGTCAGAGGCCGGCACGATTTCGTGATCGAGAACTTGAACGCCGTGCGGCAGACCAGACATGCTACTGACGACCGAGACAAAGAACACATCCGATCTGGCACTTTCCAGGTCGGCGTTTACGGATGGGCTATAGACGTGTACCCATGGAAGAAAGCAGACGATGGCAAGGAGCACATCGGTATCTACCTCACGCTCATGAACGCCCCTGCCGCCGAACATGTCAACGTCGAAGCCACGGCGTGCTTCAGGATCAATGACCCGTCACCGACATTCTCCCACCGAGGTCGGGATCCGTCCTCCGTGTATACCAGGGTCGGGCACTCGTACGGCCATGCGCATTTCGCCACTCTGGAATCTGCCGCCACCTCACACGACGGTTCTCTCACCGTACACGGTGAAGTCCAGGTGACCAGCGAGTCCCGCACCAGCACCGCGGGCGCCTACGTCGGAGCCGCGATCATCGTGCCGCCGACCGAATTGGCATGGCATCTAGAGCAGCTGCTGGCAAGCCAACAAGGGTCGGACGTCAAGTTCCTGGTGGAACAGTGTGAGATCCACGCGCACAGGCTCGTGATCGCCGCACGCTCGCTGGCCCTCCACAAAGTGGTGGTGGAGTCGGCGCGCAACATGGCCGAGGACCATGTGATTATCAATGGCATGAGCAGCATAGTTTTCAAGGCCATGCTCCACTTCATATACACCGACGAGTTGCCGCCTCATCTCGACAGCCTTGTCCTCTCCAGAGATTTCGTCACCGTGACCGGAGATCTGCTCGGTGCTGCGTGCCGGTTCCGCCTAGAGAGGATGAAGCGGCTGTGCATCAACTTGCTAGCCGAGAAGGTCAACACGGTGTCCAACACGCTCGCCACTCTCAAGGTGGCGCGGTGTCACAACTGCCCGGAGCTAGAAGAATACTGCAGACGGTACATGGCGTTGCCTCACGTGGCCAACAAAGTCACAGAAACATGCATCAGCTTGTATCTAGATTCTCAACTAGTTTAGCTACAGCTACCTAGTTCACTTCACTTGTATCATTTTTTCTTCTGAATCTTGGTTCACTAGTAATTTGTTTTCAAGTGGATGCATTTTTTCTTTTGCTTAATAAGCTAGTTATGGGTGATTTTTTAAAATGAATTCCTAGCTTTCACAATCTAATACTAGTATGTTTTGATGGAGTAACACACTAACACTCACTCTACGAAGGAAACTAGGAAAgggattttttttgaaatgaggcaaaagttttgcctatcaattaattaagaagaaatgtGCCTAGTTAATTAACGGAAATCCGGGAAAAAACTAATACAATTTGGGCTAAACCCATACCAACACTAGCACAGAAGGGCCCAACACATCGACGATACAGCGGACGACGCACTTGCCGAGACCGGCTAGCCTCCCACCTGTGTCGGAGAGAAGACACCATGGCTGCTATGGGAGGAGTAGCCATAGGACACTCTAGCTAGGTAAAGAAGACAAACCAATGATCTTATCGCCCACACGACACGAGATCGATGCCCACAACACTGCCAAACTTTCGGGGCCGCCACCCCGACATCTAGCCGCTCCGCCACGCCCAGCGCAGACCACCAACACCATGTTCCGGGGCCGCCATCCCGACATGCCACCGCTCGCGATCGAGCTACGACGCCGCATGGCCCGGCCGCCCGCAACCCAAGCTGCACCGACCACCACACCAACATCTGGAGCCACCGCCCCGACGTAAAGTCCAACCGCCTCCGCTGAGACGCGTTGATCGTGCCGAGAACCTCGCTACACAAGCGACACAAGGTTGCTACCCAATCCAAGACAAGAAGCATCCTCACCCCAGGCTGCTAccggccatggccgccgcctcggcgcacAACCACCATTCGGAACCACCGCCCCGACGCTCACAAGCCAAGGCAGAAGAGGAGAACCACCAAACAGCCACACATTGACTCTCCAAGATGACGCCCTCAAGAGGGAACCGGCGAAGACGCCACTATCGTCCACTCTGGATAACCGGAGCTTGGGTTTTTACCCGGAGAGGACATTGTCTCTAGAGAGCAATCTCACATCAGCCTACACACAACAAATGCTAATGGAACAACGGAACTAATTATGCCGATttaggaaatattgaagaaaacaTGTGCAAGAATGTGGCACAATAAAAATATCACTCGAAAATCTCGTTGGaactgttgagatacatatccttgtatatccggatgtgtatcttctaTAGTTatatatagcgatacatatctttgtatttattattggccccgcctccttccttgtatagtcgaggacgtgaccTATATTTGTACCGCCTtatgcatccgatcaatataccgtgagttgcatccctttctacatggtatcagacacctaccgttcctaacctagccgtcgcgcccccctctcccccgcGCGCGCTGCCCCACCCTCCAACCCTAGCGCTGCCGCCCTTGTACCGTCGCCGCGTGTGCTCCTCCtcacgccgccccgccgccgcacctgcagccgccgccactagtaggaaaagcctcatcagtggcgcacgaaaacttgattctgtggcgcacgggcggtgcgccacagaaacttcgccacaaaaatagggtttctgtggcgcacctgaccatgcgccacagaattaagttgttctgtggtgcATATGGacatgctgcgccacagaaataggtgcgccactaaattctattttggtgcgccacagaacaatgtacatgtatactcgattttgtgctccctggtgtattatacaggttttatacaggttttgtacacagtatacaggtataatatagacagatagacagatataatatggacacatataacatagcaacattatacatcatcatcacagtagttagagcccgatcgagatacatatatagtggcaagtgtcaaatgttttgcatacaactcttaattcatacaaatttcacaattttgagatacaaagtagtcttcgtccggttcctcctttgctccctcctctctacccaccaggctcgct from Lolium rigidum isolate FL_2022 chromosome 4, APGP_CSIRO_Lrig_0.1, whole genome shotgun sequence encodes the following:
- the LOC124648261 gene encoding BTB/POZ and MATH domain-containing protein 2-like, producing MASLRIDEAAGTGQFPAAVWRSDKANTFSAWSSRALAWELSVPAAFRDHEARYVDAHADRLTIHCTVDVLQHNSAVATRDCFVSVPPPPSISGDLHKLLRGNCLPDVTFIVEGTEIPAHKLVLAMRSSVFRAQFFYGETEDMKKERSTRRLEIKIADMTVSTFRAMLYFIYTDEQPRPKKQACLVAMAQDLLVAADLYGLERLRLMCEKILSENMDVDNVMMTLIQIHGRHSCWQLEACCIEFLASNPDVYGAVEATEEYKELEKDCAAFINEVTKKVARRAVARNSSPPSSSLQPHKSVSRYNPNALVRGRHDFVIENLNAVRQTRHATDDRDKEHIRSGTFQVGVYGWAIDVYPWKKADDGKEHIGIYLTLMNAPAAEHVNVEATACFRINDPSPTFSHRGRDPSSVYTRVGHSYGHAHFATLESAATSHDGSLTVHGEVQVTSESRTSTAGAYVGAAIIVPPTELAWHLEQLLASQQGSDVKFLVEQCEIHAHRLVIAARSLALHKVVVESARNMAEDHVIINGMSSIVFKAMLHFIYTDELPPHLDSLVLSRDFVTVTGDLLGAACRFRLERMKRLCINLLAEKVNTVSNTLATLKVARCHNCPELEEYCRRYMALPHVANKVTETCISLYLDSQLV